In Fibrobacter sp. UWB10, one DNA window encodes the following:
- the tsf gene encoding translation elongation factor Ts, which yields MQITASLVNELRQKTGVGMMQCKKALTETDGDMDKAVELLRKQGAAVAAKRADKAAKEGRIYLIETADKAAAFELSCETEPVSNNDDFVALANMAVKAVETQAIASVEDLKNAVVDGKKINDVLQDVLVKIQENIDFRKFAEMKKTANSVFGVYSHMKGKIGVITELAYEGSADEAALKAAAKDIAMQAAAFAPVALNDAAVPAETIEKEKEIAKAQIEASGKAPKPEFLQRQIDGRVAKVLKEIVLEDQEFFMSEKNPKKLSVKDYLQEVVAKQLGLSSLKVVNFIRFERGN from the coding sequence ATGCAGATTACCGCTTCCCTCGTTAACGAACTCCGTCAGAAGACTGGCGTGGGCATGATGCAGTGCAAGAAGGCCCTCACCGAAACTGACGGCGACATGGACAAGGCCGTTGAACTCCTCCGCAAGCAGGGTGCTGCTGTTGCCGCCAAGCGCGCCGACAAGGCCGCTAAGGAAGGCCGCATCTACCTCATCGAAACCGCTGACAAGGCTGCTGCTTTCGAACTCTCTTGCGAAACTGAACCGGTTTCCAACAACGACGACTTCGTCGCTCTCGCCAACATGGCTGTGAAGGCTGTCGAAACTCAGGCTATCGCCTCTGTCGAAGACCTCAAGAACGCTGTTGTCGACGGCAAGAAGATCAACGATGTGCTCCAGGACGTGCTCGTCAAGATCCAGGAAAACATCGACTTCCGCAAGTTCGCCGAAATGAAGAAGACTGCTAACTCCGTGTTTGGCGTTTACAGCCACATGAAGGGCAAGATCGGTGTGATCACCGAACTCGCTTACGAAGGCTCTGCCGACGAAGCTGCCCTCAAGGCTGCCGCTAAGGACATCGCTATGCAGGCCGCTGCATTCGCTCCGGTTGCATTGAACGATGCTGCAGTTCCGGCTGAAACGATCGAAAAGGAAAAGGAAATTGCCAAGGCTCAGATCGAAGCTTCTGGCAAGGCTCCGAAGCCTGAATTCCTGCAGCGCCAGATTGACGGCCGCGTCGCCAAGGTGCTCAAGGAAATCGTTCTCGAAGACCAGGAATTCTTCATGTCCGAAAAGAACCCGAAGAAGCTCTCTGTCAAGGACTATCTCCAGGAAGTCGTTGCCAAGCAGCTCGGTCTTTCCAGCTTGAAGGTCGTGAACTTCATCCGCTTCGAACGCGGTAACTAA